Proteins encoded together in one Pseudomonas sp. ADAK13 window:
- a CDS encoding MFS transporter, with translation MSSVPASSAQPSRPLTRNDYKTLSLSALGGALEFYDFIIFVFFATVVGKLFFPADMPEWLRLMQTFGIFAAGYLARPLGGIIMAHFGDLLGRKKMFTLSIFMMAVPTLIMGLLPTYAQIGLWAPILLLLMRVIQGAAIGGEVPGAWVFVSEHVPPRHIGYACGTLTSGLTAGILLGSLVATAINTLYSPEQVSDYAWRIPFLLGGVFGLLSVYLRRWLHETPIFAEMQQRKTLAAELPLRAVLRDHRGAIVLSMLLTWLLSAGIVVVILMTPTVLQTVYHFSPTVSLQANSLAIVTLSIGCIISGALADRFGAGRVLIAGCALLLATSWTLYHSLANHPDWLFPLYTLTGLFVGTVGVVPYVMVKAFPPVVRFSGLSFSYNVAYAVFGGLTPLVVSLLMKESPMGPAYYVAVICTMGMLVGAYLWKRGR, from the coding sequence ATGTCCTCCGTGCCCGCAAGCAGCGCGCAACCTTCGCGCCCGCTGACCCGCAACGACTACAAAACCCTGTCGCTGTCTGCCTTGGGCGGGGCGCTGGAGTTCTACGACTTCATCATTTTCGTGTTTTTCGCCACGGTGGTCGGAAAGCTGTTCTTTCCCGCCGACATGCCCGAATGGCTGCGCTTGATGCAGACCTTCGGCATCTTCGCTGCGGGCTACCTGGCGCGGCCGTTGGGCGGGATTATCATGGCGCACTTCGGCGACCTGCTGGGGCGCAAGAAGATGTTCACCCTGAGCATCTTCATGATGGCCGTGCCGACCCTGATCATGGGCCTGCTGCCCACCTACGCACAGATCGGCCTGTGGGCGCCGATCCTGCTGTTGCTGATGCGCGTGATCCAGGGCGCAGCGATTGGCGGTGAAGTGCCGGGCGCCTGGGTGTTCGTGTCCGAGCACGTGCCGCCGCGTCATATCGGTTATGCCTGCGGTACCCTGACCAGCGGCCTGACGGCGGGCATCCTTTTGGGGTCGCTGGTGGCTACCGCCATCAACACCCTCTATAGCCCGGAGCAGGTGTCGGATTACGCCTGGCGGATTCCTTTCCTGTTGGGCGGTGTGTTTGGCCTGCTGTCGGTGTACCTGCGCCGCTGGCTGCATGAAACCCCGATCTTCGCCGAGATGCAGCAGCGCAAGACCCTGGCGGCTGAACTGCCCTTGCGCGCGGTGTTGCGTGATCACCGTGGGGCCATCGTGCTGTCGATGCTGCTGACCTGGTTGCTCTCGGCCGGCATCGTTGTCGTCATCCTGATGACCCCGACTGTGTTGCAGACCGTCTACCACTTCAGCCCGACTGTTTCGCTGCAAGCCAACAGCCTGGCCATCGTTACCCTGAGCATTGGTTGCATCATTTCAGGCGCCCTGGCGGACCGCTTCGGGGCGGGCCGTGTGCTGATCGCCGGTTGCGCATTGCTGCTGGCAACTTCCTGGACGCTGTACCACAGCCTCGCCAATCATCCTGACTGGCTGTTCCCGCTGTATACCCTGACCGGCCTGTTTGTGGGCACGGTCGGCGTGGTGCCCTACGTGATGGTGAAAGCCTTCCCGCCAGTGGTGCGCTTCAGCGGTCTGTCGTTCTCCTACAACGTGGCGTACGCGGTGTTCGGCGGCCTGACGCCGCTGGTGGTGTCGCTGCTGATGAAGGAAAGCCCGATGGGCCCGGCGTACTACGTGGCAGTGATCTGCACCATGGGCATGCTGGTGGGTGCTTATCTGTGGAAGCGCGGGCGCTAA
- a CDS encoding phosphate ABC transporter substrate-binding protein PstS produces the protein MKLKRLMAAMTFVAAGVATANAVAAGVDPAIPAYVKTTGVSGNLSSVGSDTLANLMTLWAEGYKKEYPNVNIQIQAAGSATAPPALTEGTSNLGPMSRKMKDTELAAFEQKYGYKPTAIPVAVDALAVFVHKDNPIQHLTMEQVDAIFSSTRLCGAKADVKTWGDLGVTGDLANKPVQLFGRNSVSGTYGYFKEEALCKGDYKPNVNEQPGSASVVQSISSSLNGIGYSGIGYKTASVKTVALAKKGSTDFIEDSEENALNGKYPLSRFLYVYVNKAPNKPLAPLEAEFVKLVLSKQGQEVVVKDGYIPLPAKVAAKALADLGLKEGGK, from the coding sequence ATGAAACTTAAACGTTTGATGGCGGCAATGACTTTTGTCGCTGCTGGCGTTGCGACCGCTAACGCGGTAGCCGCTGGTGTTGACCCGGCCATTCCGGCTTATGTGAAGACCACTGGTGTGTCGGGCAACCTGTCCAGCGTTGGTTCCGATACCCTGGCAAACCTGATGACCCTGTGGGCTGAGGGTTACAAAAAGGAATACCCGAACGTCAACATCCAGATTCAGGCCGCCGGCTCCGCCACTGCACCTCCTGCGCTGACTGAAGGCACCTCCAACCTGGGCCCGATGAGCCGCAAGATGAAGGACACCGAACTGGCTGCCTTCGAGCAGAAGTACGGCTACAAGCCAACCGCTATCCCGGTTGCCGTGGATGCCCTGGCCGTGTTCGTGCACAAGGACAACCCGATCCAGCACCTGACCATGGAACAAGTCGACGCGATCTTCTCCTCGACGCGTCTGTGCGGCGCCAAAGCTGACGTCAAGACCTGGGGCGACCTGGGCGTGACCGGCGACCTGGCCAACAAGCCAGTGCAACTGTTCGGTCGTAACTCGGTATCCGGCACCTACGGCTACTTCAAGGAAGAAGCCCTGTGCAAAGGCGACTACAAACCTAACGTGAACGAACAACCAGGTTCGGCGTCGGTTGTGCAGTCCATCAGCTCCTCGCTGAACGGCATCGGTTACTCGGGCATCGGTTACAAAACCGCCAGCGTGAAAACCGTGGCCCTGGCCAAGAAAGGCAGCACTGACTTCATCGAAGACAGCGAAGAAAACGCCCTGAACGGTAAATACCCGCTGTCGCGCTTCCTCTACGTTTACGTCAACAAAGCCCCGAACAAGCCTCTGGCCCCGCTGGAAGCCGAGTTCGTGAAGCTGGTTCTGTCCAAACAGGGCCAGGAAGTGGTAGTGAAAGACGGCTACATCCCGCTGCCAGCCAAAGTTGCCGCCAAGGCACTGGCTGACCTGGGCCTGAAAGAAGGTGGCAAATAA
- a CDS encoding ABC transporter permease subunit, with protein sequence MQDAGKPLMISMEEQNQVAMRVSDKGQALFFSVDTGAELKRVDLPLPAGVTVASIGEDQPGSPLVILGLSNGQSLVFRHTYKVSYPDGKKTISPAIEYPYGETPIVLDEQGRSLEHVALNATDSTLVVAGSSGAHLNVLSISREENMMTEEVTTEQKRIELPQMTEPVKAIFVDPRQQWLYVINGRAQADVFSLRDNSLNGRYKLLEDGVAQVTASTQLVGGISLIIGNSSGGLAQWFMARDPDGEQRLKQIRTFQMGTAPIVEITAEERRKGFTALDASGKFGVFHSTAHRTLLVDPVVEGTGIFGMSPRANRVIVEAGGKLQPLLLDNPHPEVSWSALWSKVWYENYDEPKYVWQSTAANTDFEPKMSLAPLTFGTLKAAFYAMLLAAPLAVAAAIYTAYFMAPSLRRKVKPVIELMEAMPTVILGFFAGLFLAPYVEGHLPGIFSLLMLLPIGILVAGFIFSRLPESIRLRVPDGWESAILIPVILFVGWLSLYMSPYLETWFFGGDMRMWISHDLGITYDQRNALVVGLAMGFAVIPNIYSIAEDAVFSVPRGLTLGSLALGATPWQTMTRVVILTASPGIFSALMIGMGRAVGETMIVLMATGNTPVMEMNLFEGLRTLAANVAVEMPESEVGGSHYRVLFLSALVLLLFTFIMNTLAELIRQRLRKKYSSL encoded by the coding sequence CTGCAGGACGCCGGCAAGCCGCTGATGATTTCCATGGAAGAACAGAACCAGGTCGCGATGCGGGTTTCCGACAAGGGCCAGGCACTGTTCTTCAGCGTTGATACGGGGGCCGAACTCAAGCGCGTTGACCTGCCATTGCCGGCCGGTGTGACAGTTGCTTCCATTGGTGAAGACCAGCCGGGCAGCCCGCTGGTGATCCTCGGCCTGTCCAACGGCCAGTCCCTGGTGTTCCGCCATACCTATAAAGTGTCGTACCCGGACGGCAAGAAGACCATCTCGCCCGCCATTGAATACCCTTACGGCGAAACGCCGATCGTCCTCGACGAACAAGGTCGCTCCCTTGAGCACGTAGCCTTGAATGCTACCGACTCGACGCTGGTGGTGGCCGGTTCCAGTGGCGCCCATCTGAACGTGCTGTCTATCAGCCGTGAAGAAAACATGATGACCGAGGAAGTCACCACCGAGCAGAAGCGCATCGAACTGCCGCAAATGACCGAGCCGGTGAAAGCCATTTTCGTCGATCCGCGCCAGCAGTGGCTGTACGTGATCAACGGCCGCGCCCAGGCCGACGTGTTCAGCCTGCGGGACAACAGCCTCAACGGTCGATACAAATTACTGGAAGACGGCGTTGCGCAAGTCACCGCCAGTACCCAACTGGTGGGCGGCATCTCGCTGATCATCGGTAACTCCAGCGGTGGCCTGGCGCAGTGGTTCATGGCCCGTGACCCGGACGGCGAACAGCGTCTGAAGCAGATTCGTACTTTCCAGATGGGCACCGCGCCTATCGTTGAAATCACCGCTGAAGAACGTCGCAAAGGCTTCACCGCCCTCGACGCCTCCGGCAAGTTCGGCGTGTTCCACAGCACCGCCCACCGTACGCTGCTGGTGGACCCGGTGGTCGAGGGCACCGGGATCTTCGGCATGTCGCCACGGGCCAACCGGGTGATCGTCGAAGCCGGCGGCAAGCTGCAACCGCTGCTGCTGGACAACCCGCACCCGGAAGTGTCCTGGAGCGCGTTGTGGAGCAAGGTCTGGTACGAAAACTACGACGAGCCTAAATACGTCTGGCAATCGACCGCCGCCAACACCGACTTCGAACCCAAGATGAGCCTGGCCCCGCTGACCTTCGGCACCCTGAAGGCCGCGTTCTACGCCATGCTGCTGGCGGCGCCACTGGCGGTTGCCGCTGCGATCTACACCGCTTACTTCATGGCCCCGAGCCTGCGCCGCAAGGTCAAGCCGGTGATCGAGTTGATGGAAGCGATGCCGACAGTAATCCTCGGCTTCTTCGCCGGCCTGTTCCTGGCGCCGTATGTGGAAGGGCATCTGCCGGGGATTTTCAGCCTGCTGATGCTGCTGCCGATCGGCATCCTGGTGGCCGGCTTCATCTTCAGCCGCCTGCCGGAGTCGATCCGCCTGCGGGTTCCGGATGGCTGGGAAAGCGCGATCCTGATCCCGGTGATCCTGTTTGTGGGCTGGCTCTCGCTGTACATGAGCCCGTACCTGGAAACCTGGTTCTTTGGCGGCGACATGCGCATGTGGATCTCCCACGACCTGGGCATCACCTACGACCAGCGCAACGCCCTGGTCGTCGGCCTGGCCATGGGTTTTGCGGTGATCCCGAACATCTACTCCATCGCCGAAGACGCCGTGTTCAGCGTGCCGCGCGGCCTGACCCTGGGCTCGTTGGCCCTGGGCGCCACGCCATGGCAGACCATGACCCGCGTGGTGATCCTGACCGCCAGCCCGGGCATTTTCTCGGCGCTGATGATCGGCATGGGCCGTGCGGTGGGTGAAACCATGATCGTGCTGATGGCCACCGGTAACACGCCGGTGATGGAGATGAACCTGTTTGAAGGCCTGCGCACCCTGGCGGCCAACGTCGCGGTGGAAATGCCCGAGTCGGAAGTCGGCGGCAGCCACTACCGCGTGCTGTTCCTCTCGGCGCTGGTGCTGCTGCTGTTCACCTTCATCATGAACACCCTCGCCGAGCTGATCCGTCAGCGTCTGCGCAAGAAATACTCGTCGCTTTAA
- the pstA gene encoding phosphate ABC transporter permease PstA translates to MKQNSLNGWFKSGAPGVWISGGAVSIAVIMTIGLLAVIAVRGLGHFWPADLIQANYNVPGQENHIVIGEVVQKEEVPRERLKSAGLPVPDQGPEFMTRELIKVGNRDLNGNDFTWIVGEWLTNQTKPAELMTIERREWGNFYGTLVNVKQDGKVIAEGEAAWPELQARVDRVNKLAAQLKTLEKSDIGAINAGLERIRLHGRKLELEGKLDATAQADMDSGRAELNNRYKDIEARLADLHTQFNRDSLTARDGNGKEIEIGIGKVVHAYQPNAMGYLTKVGFYFSKVWEFLSDDPREANTEGGIFPAIFGTVMMTLIMAMIVTPFGVLAAVYLREYAKQNTLTRIIRIAVNNLAGVPAIVYGVFGLGFFVYVLGGSLDRLFFAEALPAPTFGTPGLLWASLTLALLAVPVVIVATEEGLARIPRTVREGSLALGATKAETLWKIVLPMASPAMMTGMILAVARAAGEVAPLMLVGVVKLAPSLPVDGNYPYLHLDQKIMHLGFHIYDVGFQSPNVEAARPLVYATALLLVLVIATLNLSAVWIRNHLREKYKALDS, encoded by the coding sequence GTGAAACAGAACTCCCTGAATGGATGGTTCAAGAGCGGCGCCCCGGGCGTCTGGATCAGCGGTGGCGCGGTGTCCATCGCGGTCATCATGACCATTGGTTTGCTGGCCGTGATTGCCGTGCGTGGCCTGGGCCACTTCTGGCCGGCCGACCTGATCCAGGCCAACTACAACGTGCCGGGCCAGGAAAACCACATTGTCATCGGCGAAGTGGTGCAGAAAGAAGAAGTGCCCCGCGAGCGCCTGAAAAGCGCCGGCTTGCCGGTGCCGGACCAGGGCCCGGAGTTCATGACCCGCGAGCTGATCAAGGTCGGCAACCGTGACTTGAACGGCAACGACTTCACCTGGATCGTCGGCGAGTGGCTGACCAACCAGACCAAGCCTGCCGAGCTGATGACCATCGAGCGTCGTGAGTGGGGCAACTTCTACGGCACCCTGGTCAACGTCAAACAGGACGGCAAGGTCATCGCTGAAGGCGAGGCCGCCTGGCCGGAACTGCAAGCCCGTGTCGACCGCGTCAACAAGCTCGCGGCCCAGCTCAAGACCCTTGAGAAGTCCGACATCGGCGCGATCAACGCCGGCCTCGAACGGATCCGCCTGCACGGTCGCAAGCTGGAGCTGGAAGGCAAGCTGGACGCCACCGCCCAAGCCGACATGGACAGCGGCCGCGCCGAGCTGAACAACCGCTACAAAGACATCGAAGCCCGCCTGGCGGACCTGCACACCCAGTTCAACCGCGACAGCCTCACCGCTCGCGATGGCAACGGCAAAGAAATCGAAATCGGCATCGGCAAGGTGGTGCACGCTTACCAGCCGAACGCCATGGGCTACCTGACCAAGGTCGGCTTCTACTTCAGCAAGGTCTGGGAATTCCTCAGTGACGACCCACGGGAAGCCAACACCGAAGGCGGGATCTTCCCGGCGATCTTCGGCACCGTGATGATGACCCTGATCATGGCGATGATTGTGACCCCGTTCGGCGTGCTGGCAGCGGTGTACCTGCGTGAATACGCCAAGCAGAACACCCTGACCCGCATCATCCGCATCGCGGTGAACAACCTGGCCGGTGTGCCTGCCATTGTTTACGGCGTGTTCGGCCTCGGCTTCTTCGTTTACGTACTGGGCGGCTCGCTCGACCGGCTGTTCTTCGCCGAAGCCTTGCCGGCACCAACCTTCGGAACGCCTGGCCTGCTGTGGGCGTCCCTGACCCTGGCGCTGCTGGCGGTGCCGGTGGTGATCGTGGCCACCGAAGAAGGCCTGGCGCGGATTCCCCGCACCGTGCGTGAAGGCTCTTTGGCACTGGGCGCAACCAAGGCGGAAACGCTGTGGAAGATCGTGCTGCCCATGGCCAGCCCGGCGATGATGACCGGCATGATCCTGGCCGTGGCCCGTGCTGCCGGTGAAGTGGCGCCGCTGATGCTGGTAGGTGTGGTGAAACTGGCGCCGTCGCTGCCGGTGGACGGCAACTACCCGTACCTGCACCTGGACCAGAAGATCATGCACCTGGGCTTCCATATCTATGACGTCGGCTTCCAGAGCCCCAACGTCGAGGCCGCACGGCCGCTGGTGTACGCCACCGCGCTGTTGCTGGTGCTGGTGATTGCCACGCTTAACCTGTCGGCGGTGTGGATTCGTAACCACCTGCGCGAGAAGTACAAGGCGCTGGACAGTTAA
- the pstB gene encoding phosphate ABC transporter ATP-binding protein PstB — MQQDTHSHGINMSALGRDKQSLSLAQETVAIEVPGLSLYYGDKQALYDVSMNIPKQRVTAFIGPSGCGKSTLLRTFNRMNDLVDGCRVEGAINLYGTNIYRKGEDVAELRRRVGMVFQKPNPFPKTIYENVVYGLRIQGINKKRILDEAVEWALKGAALWDEVKDRLHESALGLSGGQQQRLVIARTIAVEPEVLLLDEPCSALDPISTLKVEELIYELKSKFTIVIVTHNMQQAARVSDYTAFMYMGKLVEFGDTDTLFTNPAKKQTEDYITGRYG, encoded by the coding sequence ATGCAACAAGACACTCATTCCCACGGCATCAACATGTCAGCCCTGGGTCGCGACAAGCAGAGCCTGAGCCTGGCCCAGGAAACCGTGGCCATCGAAGTGCCGGGCCTGAGCCTGTACTACGGCGACAAGCAGGCGCTGTACGACGTCAGCATGAACATCCCCAAGCAACGCGTGACCGCCTTCATCGGCCCGTCCGGCTGCGGCAAGTCGACCTTGCTGCGCACCTTCAACCGGATGAACGACCTGGTGGACGGCTGCCGCGTCGAGGGCGCCATCAATCTGTACGGCACCAACATCTACCGCAAGGGCGAAGACGTGGCCGAGCTGCGTCGCCGAGTGGGCATGGTGTTCCAGAAGCCGAACCCGTTTCCCAAGACCATCTATGAAAACGTGGTCTACGGCCTGCGCATCCAGGGCATCAACAAGAAGCGCATCCTCGACGAAGCCGTTGAGTGGGCACTGAAAGGCGCGGCGCTGTGGGACGAGGTCAAGGACCGCCTGCACGAGTCGGCCCTCGGTTTGTCCGGCGGCCAGCAGCAACGTTTGGTGATCGCGCGCACCATCGCCGTGGAGCCTGAAGTACTGCTGCTCGATGAACCGTGCTCGGCACTCGACCCGATCTCCACGTTGAAAGTCGAAGAGCTGATCTACGAACTGAAATCCAAGTTCACCATCGTGATCGTGACCCACAACATGCAACAGGCGGCGCGGGTTTCCGACTACACCGCGTTCATGTACATGGGCAAGCTGGTGGAATTTGGCGACACCGATACCCTGTTCACCAACCCGGCGAAGAAGCAGACCGAAGACTACATCACCGGTCGCTACGGCTAG
- the phoU gene encoding phosphate signaling complex protein PhoU, with amino-acid sequence MISKEGLTHHISAQFNAELEEVRSHLLAMGGLVEKQVNDAVTALIEADSGLAQQVREIDDQINQMERNIDEECLRILARRQPAASDLRLIISISKSVIDLERIGDEATKIARRAIQLCEEGEAPRGYVEVRHIGDQVRNMVRDALDAFARFDAELALSVAQYDKIIDREYKTALRELATYMMEDPRSISRVLSIIWVLRSLERIGDHARNISELVIYLVRGTDVRHMGLKRMKAEVEGTADQIPNVPGVPDDK; translated from the coding sequence ATGATTAGCAAAGAAGGCCTTACCCATCACATCTCCGCGCAGTTCAACGCCGAGCTTGAGGAAGTGCGCAGCCACCTCCTGGCCATGGGCGGGCTGGTGGAGAAGCAAGTCAACGATGCGGTCACCGCGCTGATCGAGGCCGACTCGGGCCTGGCCCAGCAAGTGCGCGAGATCGATGACCAGATCAACCAGATGGAACGCAACATCGACGAAGAATGCCTGCGCATCCTGGCCCGTCGTCAGCCGGCGGCGTCCGACCTGCGTTTGATCATCAGCATCTCCAAGTCCGTGATCGACCTGGAGCGCATCGGCGACGAAGCCACCAAGATCGCCCGCCGCGCCATCCAGTTGTGCGAAGAAGGCGAAGCGCCGCGCGGTTACGTCGAAGTGCGCCACATCGGCGACCAGGTGCGCAACATGGTCCGCGACGCCCTCGACGCGTTTGCCCGCTTTGACGCCGAACTGGCGTTGTCGGTGGCGCAGTACGACAAGATCATCGACCGCGAATACAAGACTGCGCTACGCGAGCTGGCGACCTACATGATGGAAGACCCGCGCTCTATCTCGCGGGTGTTGAGCATCATCTGGGTCCTGCGTTCGCTGGAGCGCATCGGCGACCACGCGCGCAATATCTCGGAACTGGTGATCTACCTGGTGCGGGGTACCGACGTGCGGCACATGGGCCTCAAGCGCATGAAAGCCGAAGTTGAAGGCACTGCCGATCAAATCCCTAATGTTCCGGGCGTTCCTGACGATAAGTAA
- a CDS encoding response regulator has product MSKVSVLVVDDASFIRDLVKKCLRNYFPGIKIEDAVNGKKAQAILMRETFDMVLCDWEMPEMSGLELLTWCREQPHLKAMPFVMVTSRGDKENVVQAIQAGVSGYVSKPFTNEQLLNKVKQALNKIGRLDALIASAPTKMNSAFGNDSLSALTGGKPEAVKPAPVAAPSKGLLNSPPVQAAPTASPASGRGQGQLRLSSGTQQCVIKALSIKEALLVVRRGEVLPQVLESAVLDLEQGENAEVARLNGYLHAVVAYEPKPDSDWLQLTFRFIDQDAQKLDYISRLIARGTAQKHFVPGA; this is encoded by the coding sequence ATGAGCAAAGTCAGTGTGTTGGTGGTGGATGACGCCTCGTTTATTCGCGACCTGGTGAAGAAGTGCCTGCGCAACTACTTCCCGGGGATCAAGATCGAAGATGCGGTGAACGGCAAAAAGGCCCAGGCCATCCTGATGCGCGAAACCTTCGACATGGTGCTGTGTGACTGGGAAATGCCGGAAATGTCCGGCCTGGAACTGCTGACCTGGTGCCGCGAGCAGCCTCATCTGAAAGCCATGCCGTTCGTCATGGTGACCAGCCGTGGTGACAAGGAAAACGTGGTGCAGGCGATCCAGGCCGGGGTTTCCGGCTACGTCAGCAAGCCCTTCACCAACGAGCAGCTGCTGAACAAGGTCAAGCAGGCGCTGAACAAGATTGGTCGCCTCGACGCGTTGATCGCCAGCGCGCCGACCAAGATGAACTCGGCGTTCGGCAACGACTCCCTCAGCGCCCTGACGGGCGGCAAGCCTGAAGCAGTAAAGCCGGCTCCGGTGGCCGCACCCAGCAAAGGCTTGCTCAACAGCCCGCCGGTGCAGGCCGCTCCGACCGCATCGCCTGCCAGCGGTCGTGGCCAGGGCCAGTTGCGCCTGTCCAGCGGCACCCAGCAATGTGTGATCAAGGCCTTGAGCATCAAGGAAGCGCTGCTGGTGGTGCGTCGCGGCGAAGTCCTGCCTCAGGTACTGGAAAGCGCCGTGCTCGACCTGGAGCAGGGTGAAAATGCCGAGGTGGCGCGCCTTAACGGCTACCTGCACGCCGTCGTGGCCTACGAGCCCAAGCCGGACAGTGATTGGCTGCAACTGACCTTCCGGTTTATCGACCAGGACGCGCAGAAGCTCGATTACATCTCGCGGCTGATCGCTCGCGGCACCGCGCAGAAGCATTTTGTGCCGGGTGCGTGA
- a CDS encoding M23 family metallopeptidase yields MLARSLLFCGLLITAPSAMSMTLYKSIDADGAVVFSDRYTPGAQAFVYQERVMPKPAYPAQPVSYRYPLPWRGGPFRLTQGPNGTFSHSELKSRYAMDIAMPEGTPIIAARAGVVLKTENAQAGRGGDPSGNFVRVQHDDGTQGVYLHLKQGSVSVREGQRVAVGSPLALSGNTGNSSGPHLHFVVQRTTALGLVSIPYEFNQPVQALPNFALGTR; encoded by the coding sequence ATGCTCGCGCGCTCACTGCTGTTCTGTGGATTGTTAATCACCGCCCCGTCGGCGATGTCCATGACCCTCTACAAATCCATCGACGCCGACGGCGCCGTGGTTTTCAGTGACCGGTACACGCCCGGGGCGCAGGCGTTTGTGTATCAGGAGCGGGTGATGCCCAAGCCTGCATATCCTGCGCAACCTGTTTCCTATCGCTATCCATTGCCCTGGCGCGGCGGCCCGTTCCGACTCACTCAAGGCCCGAACGGCACCTTCAGCCACTCCGAGCTCAAAAGCCGCTATGCGATGGATATCGCCATGCCTGAAGGCACGCCGATCATCGCGGCGCGCGCAGGCGTGGTGCTGAAAACCGAGAACGCCCAGGCCGGGCGCGGCGGCGACCCATCGGGCAATTTCGTGCGGGTGCAGCACGATGACGGTACTCAAGGCGTGTACCTGCACCTCAAGCAAGGGTCGGTCAGCGTCAGGGAAGGGCAACGCGTGGCGGTGGGCAGCCCGTTGGCGCTGTCGGGCAATACCGGCAACAGCAGCGGGCCGCATCTGCATTTTGTGGTGCAGCGCACGACGGCGTTGGGGCTGGTGTCGATTCCGTACGAATTCAACCAGCCGGTGCAGGCGTTGCCCAACTTTGCGTTGGGCACGCGGTAA
- a CDS encoding hemolysin family protein, which yields MDPSPGITLATLFADFGMILFALILVLLNGFFVAAEFAMVKLRSTRVEAIAHKNGWRGQILRTVHSQLDAYLSACQLGITLASLGLGWVGEPAFAHILEPLLGAIGVQSPEVIKGVSFFAAFFVISYLHIVVGELAPKSWAIRKPELLSLWTAVPLYLFYWAMYPAIYLLNASANAILRIAGQGEPGPHHEHHYSREELKLILHSSRGQDPSDQGMRVLASAVEMGELEVVDWANSREDLVTLDFNAPLKEILALFRRHKFSRYPVYDAVRNEFVGLLHIKDLLLELAALDHIPESFNLAELTRPLERVSRHMPLSQLLEQFRKGGAHFALVEEADGKVIGYLTMEDVLEVLVGDIQDEHRKAERGILAYQPGKLLVRGDTPLFKVERLLGVDLDHIEAETLAGLIYDTLKRVPEEEEVLEVEGLRIIIKKMKGPKIVLAKVLLLD from the coding sequence ATGGACCCTTCCCCTGGCATCACCCTCGCGACACTCTTCGCCGACTTCGGCATGATTCTTTTTGCACTGATCCTGGTACTGCTCAACGGCTTCTTCGTTGCGGCGGAATTTGCCATGGTCAAACTGCGCTCGACCCGGGTCGAGGCCATCGCCCACAAAAACGGCTGGCGCGGGCAGATCCTGCGCACCGTACACAGCCAGCTTGACGCCTACCTGTCGGCCTGCCAGTTGGGCATCACCCTGGCCTCCCTGGGCCTGGGCTGGGTCGGTGAACCGGCCTTTGCGCACATCCTCGAACCGTTGCTGGGCGCGATCGGCGTGCAATCGCCGGAAGTGATCAAGGGCGTGTCGTTCTTTGCCGCCTTCTTCGTGATCTCGTACCTGCACATCGTGGTCGGTGAGCTGGCGCCCAAGTCCTGGGCGATTCGCAAGCCCGAGCTGCTGTCGCTGTGGACCGCCGTGCCGCTGTACCTGTTCTACTGGGCCATGTACCCGGCGATCTACCTGCTCAACGCCAGTGCCAACGCCATCCTGCGCATCGCCGGCCAAGGCGAGCCCGGCCCGCACCACGAGCACCATTACAGCCGTGAAGAACTGAAACTGATCCTGCACTCCAGCCGTGGCCAGGACCCGAGCGACCAGGGCATGCGTGTACTGGCCTCCGCCGTGGAAATGGGCGAGCTGGAAGTGGTGGACTGGGCCAACTCCCGGGAAGACCTGGTGACCCTGGACTTCAACGCCCCGCTCAAGGAAATCCTGGCGTTGTTCCGCCGCCACAAGTTCAGCCGCTACCCGGTGTACGACGCGGTGCGTAACGAGTTCGTCGGCCTGCTGCACATCAAGGACCTGCTGCTGGAACTGGCGGCCCTGGACCACATCCCCGAGTCGTTCAACCTGGCCGAGCTGACTCGCCCGCTGGAGCGCGTATCGCGCCACATGCCGCTGTCACAACTGCTGGAGCAGTTCCGCAAGGGCGGCGCGCACTTTGCCCTGGTGGAAGAAGCCGACGGCAAGGTCATCGGCTACCTGACCATGGAAGACGTGCTGGAAGTGCTGGTGGGCGACATCCAGGACGAACACCGCAAGGCCGAGCGCGGCATCCTGGCCTATCAGCCGGGCAAGCTGCTGGTGCGTGGTGACACGCCGCTGTTCAAGGTGGAGCGCCTGCTGGGCGTCGACCTGGACCACATCGAAGCCGAGACCCTGGCAGGGCTGATCTACGACACCCTGAAACGGGTGCCGGAAGAGGAAGAAGTGCTGGAAGTCGAAGGCTTGCGGATCATCATCAAGAAGATGAAAGGGCCGAAGATCGTGTTGGCCAAGGTGCTGTTGCTCGACTAG